The DNA segment TGATCGGCTCAAGGGATGGCATGCCGCCCTTTTTCCCACCGGATATTCCGGCCTCTACAAAATCAGGGTGGCAGAGTGGCGGCCACCAGAGAAAGACCCCATGCGCATCGTATCCGGTCCGGAAGGTCGGGAGAGGGTCCACTACATCGCCCCTCCTGCCTCGCGGGTGGAGAGCGAAATGGAGACCTTCCTGCACTGGTGGGAGGGGTCGCGGCCGTCCCGGGAGGGGATGGACCTCATTATCAGGGCCGGTATTGCCCATTACTGGTTTCTGGCCATCCATCCCTTTGAGGATGGCAACGGTCGTCTGGCAAGGGCCTTGGCGGATCTGGCGCTCACCCAGGGCGAGGGGGTTGCCAAGCGATGCTACAGTCTTTCAAATCAGATTATGGAAAAGCGGGAAGGGTATTACCGGGTTCTTGACAGGACTTCCCGTGGAGATGGGGATTTGACCGGGTGGATGTCCTGGTTCCTTGAATGCTATGAACAGACGATAAAAAAGTCGCAGAAGGTGATGGACAAGGTGGTGAAAATCTCCCGTTTCTGGCAGAACGTGTCCCATATCGCCTTGAACGAGCGCCAGCGGAAGGTTATCGGAAAACTGCTCGAAGCTGGGCCTGGAGGCTTTGAGGGCGGCCTGAAATCCCGAAAGTATCTCGGCATGACCGGGGCCAGCCGGGCCACCGGCCACCGGGATATGATGGATTTGGTCAAAAAGAACATCCTCCGGCCCAACGATGCGGGCGGCCGGAGTTCCAGCTATGAACTGTGCTGGGAGTTGACCGGGAAAAAGGTTTTGTCAGGAGAAGAGGAATAGAACTTGGCCCCTGTCGGCAGGCAGCTCACAGGTGAAGTGGGGAGGCTGATTAAAGCCCTCATCAAGCTGACCACTACCCACAAATAGTTCTGAACAGAGCATTTGGTTCATGATAGCATGAAGGCATGGATCATGGAAGCAGCCATCCAATCGCCTGTGGGCAACATATCTCCCTGGCGGCGATCGCCGCGCAGGCCAGGGATATATTTGCCGCCCAGCCGGAAAAGGGGGAGCATACTTAAGAGGAGGTGGAGATGATGATTGAACAGAATAACAGAGTGACAGATGATGGCCGGCGGTTCCCATGGCTGGCCGGCTACCTGAGCGTCTTGTGTATCTCCCTGTTCCTGTTGCTGGGCAATGCCCGGGCAATGGCGGCGGCCCCGGAGCAACTGGCCGAACTCGGCGCTCCGGTCCTCGATTCCCAGCGCCAGTGGACCCTTATGGTCTATCTGGACGGCGATAATGATCTGGAAAAATTCGCCCTGCTGGACTTGAACGAGATGGAGCAGGGGCTGCCGGAATCCGGGGTCACGGTGGTGGCCCTGGTGGACCGTGCCCAGGGATACGATGACAGCGACGGCGACTGGCAGGGCTGCCGGGTCTATCGACTGCGCCGGGACCGGGATCCCGAGAAACTGGCCTCGGAGCAGATCGCCGAACTCGGCGAACTCAACATGGGTGATCCGGCGGTGCTGAGCGCCTTTGTGACTGGTGCGGTCCGAAAATTTCCCGCCCCTCACTACGGGATAATCCTCTGGGACCATGGCGGCGGCTGGAGCCTCATGGCCATTGATCACAGTGCTCCCGGCACTGAAAAGGGGATGGACAGTCTCAACCTGCCGGAGCTGCGTCAGGGGCTCAGCCGGGCCCTGGACCGGCTGGGGCTGGAGCGATTGGACCTGGTGGGTTTCGATATGTGCCTCATGGCCCAGCTGGAAACCGCCTATGAGCTTGCCGGGCTGGCCCGCGTCATGGTGGCCTCCCAGGCGGTGGAACCCGGCGACGGCTGGCCCTATGACCGTTTTCTGCCCATGTTCGGCCGGGAAACCGCCGGGGTTAAACGGTTGGCAACCAATATTGTCAAGGCCTATGACGACTATTATTCGGAACGCAAGGAACGGGTGGCCACCCTGTCGGCCATTGATCTCGATGCCATCGACGGAGTGGTGGCGGCCGTGGACGGCATGGCCGGGAAGTTGACCGGGGTGCTGGAGCGACGCTGGCCGGATATCGCCCGTTCCCTCTTCTATTCCGAGACCTACGGGGACCGGACCGATATCCGTCGCGACGCCCGGGTACTCTCCAGCATTGATCTCCTGGACCTGGGCAAACGACTGCGGCACGAGATTCCCGATTTCCCGGCGGCGGCGGAGTACCGCCGCCTCGTTGCCGCCATGGATCAGGCGGTGCTGGCCAACTATTCCAGTCCCCGGCACCATTTGAGCAACGGCCTTGCCCTGTACGCGCCGGTCACCGCCAGACAGTTTAATAACGCCTACAGCGGACTGCGCCTTGCCCGGCGATCGGGCTGGGGCAGGTTCCTGCAGGATCTCCATGCGGTGCAACAAAAACATCTTGTCAAACCGAAAATCGTTGACCTGCGGGTGATCGATGCCCGGTCCGGGAAACCGGTGCAGGGCGGGGTTCCGGGCGGTGGTTTCAAGATCGTTGCCACGGTGCGGGGCGAAAACGTACTCTGGGTCCAGTCAGTGCACGGCAAGCGGGTTTCCAACAATGGCGGCGGGGTGATCTTCTTTGAAAAGGGGTATGTGCTGGATCCCGACTTCTACAAGAAAAAAGAGGACGCGGTGGCCGATGTGGTTGATCTGCTGATGCCGGAGTTCAAGGGCCGGGAAAACCAGGTGAGCCAGGAGTATGTGGGCCGTCATTTCTGGATAACCGACGGCGCGCAGGCTGCCCGGGCCACGGTGGATGCCTCCAATCTCGACGATCTCCGTCATGTCTCGGTGCCGGTACTTATCAAACGGAAGAAGCTGGGTGAGCATTTCGCCCGGGTCTTTTTCGACACCATCACCTGGCAGGCAGTGGATGTCCGCTGGGAGATCGACCAGCCCGACGGCTCGGTGGCCTATCGCTCCATCCAGCCCAGACCCGAGGACGAGGTGACCCTGCTCTATGAATTCATTGCCGACACTCCCGGCGGTGTGAACTTCTTGAAGAGCGAAACCCTGCACTGGCGGGACGGCCTGGAATTGCTGATCGGCAATGATCCGCCGGAGGAATTACTGGTGGGGATGCGGGCCGAGTCCATGGGCGGCCAGTCCGCCTTTGCAACGACCAAGATCACTATTCAGCCCTACGACAAACAACAGCAGGGCTACCTGGACAATGCCGGCAAGGTTACGGCGGAGCATCTTATCGGCAGGTGGCGCTGGTACGGCATGACCGGCGGCGCCGGGCAGGGGTGGAAACCCCTGCCCACCTATGTGGATATCTCCCGCTCAAAAAGCAACAAAAAGGTGCTGGTGGCCAAGATCAACAACCCCCGGGATCCCGACTGGCAGGTGGTGCCCCAGATGGCGCTCCTGGATACCCGGCTGGCGCCCACCCTGCGGCTGATTTCATTTGACAACGACGGCAACCCCGTTGAGGCGGTGAATTTTACCTTTCTGGTCTCCCGCTGGGAAAACGGATCGCCGCGCCTGATTCTCAAGTATCTGACCCCCAAGGGTTGGCTTGTTCTCTGGGTCAAGGAGGACGGCGGCCGGCCGCAGCCGGGACCGGCGGCCCAGGGCGGGGCACCGGTGGCGACGCCCGCTGTGCAATCGCCGCCAGCCGGCGGTTACGGCCAGCAGCAGCACGCCCCCCAGGCCGTTTCGCCACAAGGCGGAGGATTGACCGGCTCCTGGCAGGGACAGGAAGGGGATACCCTGGTTTTTTCCGGCAATCGCTACCAGGTCAGCGAGTACGGTGAAGTGGTGGATGCCGGCGTCTTCCAGGTCCAGGGCGGCCGGCTCATAACCCAATCCCAGTTGACCGGCATGGGCATGGCCTACGGTATGCAGCTCCAGGGCAACACCCTGTTGCTGCGCGAAATGGCCAGCGGCCTGGTCTATCAATATCAACGCCAGGGGCAGGGGGGACAGCAGCAGGTATACGCCGCCCAGGGCGGCCAGCCGGGACAGGTGGGCACCACCGGCCAGGAGATGATGTTGCAGGGTAAACTGTGCAGCTATTCCGGCTCCAGCAATTATTACTCCGGGGCCAGCAGCTCCTCCAGTTCCTGGGCCTATTTCGATGGCCGGGGCAACATGCAGTACGGCTCGGAATCCTCCATGTCCGGCGGCGGCGGCGGCTATTACAATGCCTCTCCCACCACCCGGGGACGCTACCGGGTCCAGGGAGAAACGATCTACATGCAATTCGGCGACGGCTCCTCCGGCACTGCCACGGTGTACACCCGGGGCAGCAATGGCAGGATCAACGCCTTGACATTCGAGGGAACCATCTACGCGCAGCAGCTCTGCGAGTGATTATTTTCAGCTGGAGGGGTTCCAGCCATTCCAAACAGGGATCAGGGGGGAGGAATATAAAAAGGCATGGTCGCATGACCATGCCTTTTTTATTCAATGGTGGGCGATACGGGATTCGAACCTGTGACTTCCACCGTGTGAAGGTGGCACTCTAACCACTGAGTTAATCGCCCTGAAAAACGAAAAAAGGATACTCCAGCGCCCTGAAAACTTCAAGCCAATTTAACCGGCCCGGGGGTGCTCGGACCGGTTGCCATGGACAAAGCCCGGTGTCCGGGAAATTTTCATTGTTCGTTGCGGCTATGGCCCAAAACTTGGTCCTGCCATGCTGGTTTGTCCCAAAAAAAGAACCGCCGGCAAGGAAAAAGCCTTGCCAGCGGTTGCGATCCGATTTGCGTTGGCTCAGCGCGGGAGGACGATCCAGGGTCGGCCGGCGCTTGGGCCCTAGCTCTTGAGCGGGTTGAGTTCGTCCTTGATCTTGGCCTTCACATCAAGGCTGTCCTTGATCTTGCTCGCCTGCTCCTTGACCGCGGCCACCTCTTTTATGCCGGGCACGTTCTCCTTGGCGGTCTCCTCGACCTCTCGCAGTCCGTTTTTAAAAGACTTGATTCCCTTGCCGAGACCGGCGCCGATCTCCGGCAGCTTCTTGCCGCCGAATACCAGAAAGGCGATACCAAGGATAACGATCAATTCCGGGGTTCCCAAACCAAACATAATGACCTCCTTCTGGCGACACCGGCGTCCAAGCCCTGGCATCGCAACTGATCCAACGAAAAACTCATCCGTAAAAAGGGTTAGGCGTTGGAATCCTTTTTATCTTCTTCAATCTTTTCCGGCTCGCTCTCCTCGCGGGTGGCTTTCTTGAAGTTCTTTATCCCCTTGCCGATCCCGGAGCCGATCTCCGGCAGTTTGCCGGCGCCAAAGATGATCACAATGATAACCAGAATAACGATGAGTTCCGGCATGCCGAGTCCGAACATAAAAAAAACCTCTTTTTCGTTTATTATTTCCAGCCGTTATACACAGCACCACAAGTCCGCTGCAGCCGCTCTGTATAGAACCCTCTGTAACTGATCACGGCGTCTGTATATGTACATCAAAATCAAAAACAAGGAAACTTCTTTTTCCGGACCGTGCCCCAGCCGCAACCGACCACTTAACTTTCAGCCGCCGGGCCTCATGGCCGCGATTTTCCCGGCAAGTTCGTTCATCTTCTCCAGCACCGCCTCCTCGTCCAGGGTCAGGAGGCGCTGGTTCCGCATTACCACCCGGCCGTTGATTACCGAGTGGACCACGTCGTTGCCCCGGGCCGCGTAGACCAGGTGGGAGGGCAGGTTATAGACCGGGGTCAGGTGCGGTTGATTCATATCAAGGACAATGATATCCGCCTTTTTCCCCGGTTCGAGGCTGCCGATCATCTCCTTGGCGGACAGGGCGGCGGCCCCGCCCACGGTGGCGAGATCCAGGCTGGTCCGGGCGTCCAGCACCGTGGGGTCTTGTGAAAAGACCTTGTGCAGGAGAGCGGCGCTGTTCATCTCCCCGAACATGTCCACGTTATTATTGCTGGCGCTGCCGTCGGTACCCAGCCCCACGGTCACCCCGGCGGCGAGCAGCCCGGGCACCGGGGCCACCCCTGAGGCCAGTTTCATGTTGCTCTCCGGGCAGTGGGCGACCTTGACTCCCCTGGCGGCCAGCAGCTCGATTTCTTCCCTGGTCAACTCGACGCAGTGGTCGGCCAGCACCCGCTCATCCAGAATTCCCAGCCGGTCCAGATGGATCACCGGCGAACAGCCGAACCGCTCTTTTGCGGCCCGCACCTCCTCTTTGTTTTCAGAGAGATGGATGACATAGAGGGCATCATGTTTATCGGCCAGCTCCTTCAACTGCTTGAGCAGTTCCGGGCCGCAGGTGTAGACCGCATGGGGATCAACGGTTACGGTGATCAGCGGGTCCTGCCGGTACATCCCGAGCAGTTCCTCGGTGTAACGGATTCCCTCGGCCAGGGGCCCGTAATTGGGCGAGGGGAAATCATAGAGCACCTCGCCGACCCAGCCCCGCATGCCGGCCGCGGCCGCGGCCCGGGCCACCTCCCTGGCAAAGAGGTACATGTCGCAGAAACTGGTGGTGCCGGAACGGATCATCTCGGCAATGGAGAGCAGGGTGGAATGAAAGACCACCTCGCCGGTGAGCCTGGCCTCTGCCGGGAAGATATACTCCTGCAGCCACTGCATCAGGGGCAGGTCGTCGGCCAGCCCCCGAAAGCAGGCCATGGCGGCATGGGTATGGGTATTGACCAGGCCGGGCATGATCAGGCCGCGGGGCTCGTCAATTACCTCCACCCCGGGATACCTGGCCAGCAGCTCCCGGCCGGGCCCGATCTCGACAATGGTGTCGCCGGCCACGGCCACCCCGCCGTTGTCAATAATGGTCCTCTCCCGGTCCTGGGTGACCAGGTATCTGCCGCGGATCAGCAGGGTGACCGGCCTGTTGCTGGAAATGCTCATTGTCTTTTCCTCAGATGACCTTGAGGGTTTCCACCACCAGCCGCTGGAGCCGGGGTTCGGTCTCCCGGGCCCGGGCAATGATCTCGTCGATCAGGATGGGCTCGAAATTATCCGGGTCATTGACATTGGCGACCACGGATATTCCCAGCACCCGCATGCCGGCGTGTCTGGCCACGATCACCTCGGGCACCGAGGACATGCCCACCCCGTCGGCCCCGCAGTTCCGCAGGTACCGGGTTTCAGCCGGTGTTTCAAGACTGGGCCCGGGGATGGCCGCATAGACCCCGCTGGTTACCCGGGGTATGTTGTGCTGTTCGGCGCAGGCCAGGGCCTTTTCAATGAGGTCCGGGTCATAGGGTTCGGACAGGTCCGGGAACCGCGGCCCCCAGTCATCCACATTGGGGCCGCGCAGGGGATTGTCCGGGATAAAGTTGAGGTGATCGCGGATGAGCATCAGGGTGCCGGGTTCAAAGGCCGGGTTAAGGCCGCCCGCGGCATTGGTTACCAGCAGGGTGTCCGCGCCGAGCAGGGCGAGAACCCTGAGCGGAAAGGTCAACTCCCGGGTGGAGTAACCCTCATAGTAGTGAAACCGGCCCTGGAGCATGGCCACGGCCTTGCCGCCCAGTTCACCGCAAACCAGGTTGCCGGCATGGCTCTTTACCGTGGACCGGGGGAAATGGGGGATTGCTTGATAGGGCAGGATGGCCGGCCCCTTGATCCGGCCGGCCAACTCACCCAGCCCGGTGCCCAGGACCAATACCACCCCGGGCAATCCTGGCAGCCGGTCGCGCAGAAACGCGGCCGCCGCCTCGGCCTGCTGACGGTACTTTTCAATATCGATCATGGGCAATCCCCACCGGAGTGACGTCTTTCATTGTTTGGTTGTGGCTGGGCAAATATGGTCCAGCCATGCTGGTTAGTTTATATGAAAGTCGTGCCGGACGAAGCTCGCTGTCCGGGGAGATTTTCATAGTTGGTTGTGGCTGCGGCCCCAAAATCATGGTCCAGCCATGCTGGTTAGTGTCCGTCCAGAAATGAGCAATTTCGTTCAAGATCAAGGATCGCGAAAAAAAATAACCGGAGTCATATAAATGATATTACGAGGATTATTTTTTGAGCATGACGCCGAGATTGGGCGAAAGGGCCATTTCTGGATGGGCACTAGTTACCGGGCATGGCCGGCGACAAACCGCCTTATCACCTCCGGGTCGGCATCAACCACCCGGCAGCGGCTCTTTTTTCCCTCCAGGCCGGCCAGCCCGGGCGGCAGGGTCAACTTGCGGCCGATGGCCTCTTCCACCACCCGGCCGAACTTGGCCGGGTGGGCCGTGGCCAGGCAGACCAGCGGCACCCCGGGCTGCCGCAGGGCCTGGCCCGCATTGACCCCCACCGCGGTATGCGGATCAAGGATGTAGCCGTATTCCCGGTAAAAGTTTTTAATGGTCGAGCGGGTCTCGGCCTCGCTGACCCGCTTGGCGGCAAAGTCGGCCCGGATCCGTTGCTGCTGCTCAAGGTCGAATGTGAGCCCGCCGCTTGCCGCAAACCGTTCCATGTCCTGCCGGGTCCGCTCCGGGTCCTGGTCGTTGAGATAGTACAAAAACCGCTCAAAATTGCTGGCCAGCTGGATATCCATGGACGGGCTGGAGGTGGCCTTGACCGTGCCCAGGGAATAATCGCCCTGGTTGACGAACCGGGCCAGCAGGTCGTTTTCATTGGTGGCCATAATCAGGGTGCGGATTCGGCCGGCCCCCAGCAGCCGCTTGGCCACGAACCCGGCGAATATATCGCCGAAATTGCCGGTGGGCACCGAGAAGTCAACAGCCCGGTCCTTGTCGCCGGTCACCTGGAGCCAGGCATGGATGTAATAGACCACCTGGGCCAGGATCCGGGCCCAGTTGATGGAGTTGATCGCACCGAGGTGATACCCTTCCTTGAACGGGATATCGTTGAACAGTTTTTTGACTATGGCCTGGCCCTGGTCAAAGGTGCCGCGGATGGCCAGGTTGAACACGTTGTCGTCCAGCACCGTGGTCATCTGCAGTTCCTGGATCCGGCTTACCCGCTTGTGGGGATGGAGGATAAAGATACTGATCCGCTCCTTGCCCCGTACCCCGTAAATGGCGGCGCTGCCGGTGTCGCCGGAAGTGGCGCCCAGGATATTCATCTTGCCGCCCGACTCCCGCAGGATATACTCAAAGACATTGCCGAGAAACTGCAGGGCCACGTCCTTGAAGGCCAGGGTCGGGCCATGGAAGAGTTCGAGGATGTGGTAATCGCCCAGGGTCCTGACCGGGGTGATCGCCGGATCACCAAACACGGCGTAGGAGCGGTCGATCAATTTCCCGAGATCGTTGGCAGGAATATCGGTAACGAACAGGCTGATGATTTCAAAGGCCAGTTGCCGGTAGGAAAGCTTTCCCTGGCAAAAATCCGCCTGCCAGCCGCGCACCGTATCATCGCCCGGAACGGGCAGGGACCGGGGCAGGAGCAGGCCGCCGTCAACGGCCAGCCCCATCCGGACCGCCTCTTTGAACCGGATCGGCTCGATCCCGCCCCTGGTACTGATATACTTCATTTGCTGTCTTGCCCGAGAATAAGGTTGTCGCCCTCCATCTCGGCCGGCACCGGCAGGTGGCGCAGGGCCAGCACCGTGGGGGCGATATCCTTCAGGGCCCCGCCGCTGCGCAGACGGCAACCCAGGTAACGCTCGCTCACCAGGATAAAGGGCACCGGGTTGGAGGTGTGGGCGGTAAAGGGCCCGTTGGTTTCAGGATTGTACATGGTGTCGGCATTGCCGTGGTCCGAGGTGATCAGGGTTATCCCGCCCAGGGCGGTGATTCTTTTCACCAGCCGGCCGAGACATCGATCCACGGTCTCGCACGCCTTGACCGCCGCGGCCATCACCCCGGTATGGCCGACCATGTCACCGTTGGCAAAATTGAGCACGATCAGATCGTAGGGATTCTCGTCAAGCCGGGCAAGCAATTCGTCGGTCACCTCCTTCGCGCTCATCTCCGGCTTGAGATCATAGGTGGCCACATCCTTGGGCGAAGGGACCAGGACCCTGTCCTCCAGGGGAAAGGGCTCCTCGCGGCCGCCGTTGAAGAAGTAAGTGACATGGGCGTATTTTTCAGTCTCGGCGATTCGCAGCTGGCGCAGGCCGTGCCGACTGATCTCCTCGCCGAGAATCCGGAAGAGCAATACCGGAGGAAAGACCACCGGCATGGTGAAATGTTTGTCATACCGGGTAAAGGTGAGGTACTCGGCCAGGACCGGTTGCCGGGCCCTGGAAAAACCGGTAAAGTCCGGATCAATAAAGGCATGGGTCAGTTCCCGGGCCCGGTCGGCCCGGAAGTTGAAGAAGAGCACCGTGTCTCCGTCATTGATCGTGGCCACCGGTCTTCCGGAATCATCAACCAGCACGATCGGCTTGATGAACTCGTCGGTTTCGCCACGCTCATAGGCGTCCTCCACCGCGGCTATCGGATCGTCGGCCATAATTCCCTTGCCATCCACCAGGGCCTGCCAGGCGAGCCGGACCCGGTCCCAGCGGTTGTCCCGGTCCATGGCATAGTAGCGGCCGGAGACAGTGGCCACCTTGCCCGCGCCAGTGGTGGTCAGGGTGGCGGAAAGTTCCTGCAGGTAGCCGGCCCCGCTCTTGGGCGGGGTGTCCCGGCCGTCCATAAAGGCATGGATAAAGATTCCCTCGACCCCATGGTCCGCCGCCATCCGCACCAGGGCCTTGAGGTGATCGATATGGCTGTGCACGCCGCCGTCCGAGACCAGGCCCAGCAGGTGGAGGGCGCCGCCGGACTCCCGGGCCTGGCTGAAGGCGCGCACCAGCACCTGGTTGGTAAAAAAATCACCCTGCTCAAGGGCCCGGTTGATCCGGGTGAAATCCTGGTACACGACCCGGCCGGCGCCGATGTTGAGATGGCCCACCTCGGAGTTGCCCATCTGGCCCTCGGGCAGTCCCACTGCGCCGTCATGGGCATCAAGGGTGGTAAAGGGATAGCGCTTTGTCCAGTGATCAAGGTTGGGGGTGGCGGCCACATGGATGGCATTGGTGCCAATGGGCCGGCCATGTCCCCAGCCGTCGAGAATGGCCAGCAGAATCGGGGATACTTTTTTCATAAGCCTTGTTTCAGATCAAAGTCGCTGCCCGGCACCGGCCTTGCCATGCCGGAGTAACGCCTTTCATTCTTCCGTTATGACGGGCCGGCATTCAACTCTTTTGGGTATCCGGTTCCGGGTCAATCCGGGGTGCATCGTGCCACAGCCCCTCCAGGTCATAGAATTTCCTGGATTCCTTATAAAAGATATGAACAACCACATCAAAATAATCGAGCAGGACCCAGAGCCCGTCCTTGAGCCCCTCGCTGGTGTTGCCGCTGATCCGTTTACTCCTGAGTTCGCCCTCCACCGCCTGGGCCAGGCTCTGGGTATGCCGGGTGGAGTTACCGCTCATGATCACGAAAAAATCGGCAAAGGTGGCCAGGCCGCGGACATCGAGAATAACCAGTTCCCCGGCCTTTTTGTTCAGCGCGGCCCGGGCGCAGACCCGGGCGATTTCCAGGCTGCTCTTGTTCCGATGCACCTTTTTTACATTCTGCACAACTATTCCCCGGGCTCCTTATCGGTAATCGGCTGGGAAAATTTACAGGAAGCAACGATGCACTGCAGGCGTTTACCGGTCTTTTTTCCCTCTTTTTCCACAAGAAACAGGGCCTTGCACTTTGGACAGGGCTGATTCACCGGTTTGTCCCACAGGGCGAACCTGCACTTGGGAAAACGGTTGCAGCTGTAAAAGGGTTTGCCTCGTTTTGATACCTTCTGCACCAGTTCGCCGTCGCATCCCGGTTCAGGGCAGGCGACTCCGGTGGTCCGGGCGCGGATGTGCCGGCAGGCCGGATACCCTGAACAGGCGAGAAAGCGGCCGAAACGGCCATTGCGATAGACCATCGGCTTGCCGCATTTTTCGCAGGTTTCGCCGGAATCTTCAGGCTCTTCCCGGGCCAGCGGGACGATCTTGCCGTCCCCGTCCTTGGTGAAATTCTGGGTATGCTTGCAGGCCGGATAGTTCTCGCAGGCCAGGAAATCACCCATCCGGCCCCACTTGACCACCAGTTTGCCGTCGCACTGCGGGCAGGGAATGCCGGTGGGCACGGCCCGCTGCTTGATCGATTGCATCTCCTTCTTGGCCCGGTCCAGGCTGTCCCGAAACGGTCCGTAAAAATTACTCAGCAGCTCCTGCCAGTTGACCCGGCCCTCCTCGACCTGGTCCAGGCTGGCCTCCATGGAGGCGGTGAACTCCACATCCATGATCGTCGGGAAATGGGCCACCAGCAGGTCATTGACCAGCCGGCCCAGGTCAGTGGGATAAAAACGCCGCTTGTCGAGCCGGACGTATTCCTTGTCCTGGATAACCGAGATGATCGCCGCATAGGTGCTGGGCCGGCCCACCCCGTTTTCCTCCAGGGCCTTGACCAGGGTGGCCTCGTTATAACGCGGCGGCGGCTGGGTGAAGTGCTGCTTGGGCTCCACGGCCAGGGTCTGCAGCGGATCGCCGGTTTTGAGATCAGGCAGGGTCTCCTCGGCGGTGGTCTCGGCCCGGCCGTTCTCGTCGCTGGCCTCCACATAGAGGGTCATGAAGCCGGGAAAGCGGATGATCGAGCCGGTGGCCTTTAACAGATACTTGTCCGCGCTGATCCGGATCACGGTCTGATCATAGATCGCCGGCCGCATCTGCGAGGCCACGAACCGTTTCCAGATCAGGGTGTAGAGGGCCAGCAGGTTCTTGTCCAGAAAGGGGGCCACCTGCTCGGGGGTGATGGTAACGTCGGTGGGCCGGATCGCCTCGTGGGCGTCCTGGGCCGATTTCGAGGCCTTGTATACGTTGGCCTTGGCCGGAAGATAATCGCGTCCCCAGGCCTGCTCGATATAGTCGCGCACCCCGGCCAGGGCCTCGTTGTTGATCCGGGTGGAATCGGTGCGCATATAGGTGATCAAGCCGGTGGGGCCCCGGTCGCCCAGCTCAATGCCCTCATAGAGACGCTGGGCCAGGGACATGGTTTTTTTGGCGGAAAAATGGCGCTTGCGGTTGGCATCCTGCTGCAGGGTACTGGTGATGAACGGTGGCTGCGGCCGCCGCTGTTTCTTCTTTTTTTCCACCGCCCGGACCATTGGGTCGGCCCGGCGCAATGCCGCCACTGCAATCGCGGCCTCGGCCTCGGTGGTGATTTTTGCCTTCTTGTTATCGATCTTATCGAGCTGAGCGGTGAACGGCGGCGGAGTGTCACCCTCAAGCCGCACCCCGATGGTCCAATACTCTTCGGAAACAAAGGCCTCAATGGCCGCTTCCCGCTCGCAGATCATCCTGACCGCCACGGACTGCACCCGGCCGGCGGACAGTCCCCGCCGCACCTTTTCCCAGAGCAGCGGCGAGATCTGGTATCCCACCAGCCGGTCGAGAATCCGGCGGGCCTGCTGGGCCTCGAACCGGTTCCGGTCTATCTCAGTGGCATTGGCAATGGCCGCCAGAATGGCCTTTTTGGTCAATTCGTGGAACAGGGCCCGGTGGATCGGCTTTTTGAGCGTCTTTAAACTCTGGGCTATATGCCAGGCAATGGCCTCGCCCTCACGATCCGGGTCCGGGGCCAGAAAAATCTCGTCCACCATCTTGGCCGATCTTTTCAGCTCATTGATA comes from the Desulfobacterales bacterium genome and includes:
- a CDS encoding twin-arginine translocase TatA/TatE family subunit → MFGLGTPELIVILGIAFLVFGGKKLPEIGAGLGKGIKSFKNGLREVEETAKENVPGIKEVAAVKEQASKIKDSLDVKAKIKDELNPLKS
- a CDS encoding Fic family protein, with translation MTQYIWQSPNWPNFRLDYEKLLVPLGRSRFLQGQLYQQVATLGLDLELQAQLEAMTLEAVQTAAIEGEFLNPQAVRSSVAKRLGLPTAGLPGSKPETDGLVDVLMEATGNYQAPLTPDRLKGWHAALFPTGYSGLYKIRVAEWRPPEKDPMRIVSGPEGRERVHYIAPPASRVESEMETFLHWWEGSRPSREGMDLIIRAGIAHYWFLAIHPFEDGNGRLARALADLALTQGEGVAKRCYSLSNQIMEKREGYYRVLDRTSRGDGDLTGWMSWFLECYEQTIKKSQKVMDKVVKISRFWQNVSHIALNERQRKVIGKLLEAGPGGFEGGLKSRKYLGMTGASRATGHRDMMDLVKKNILRPNDAGGRSSSYELCWELTGKKVLSGEEE
- a CDS encoding amidohydrolase, which translates into the protein MSISSNRPVTLLIRGRYLVTQDRERTIIDNGGVAVAGDTIVEIGPGRELLARYPGVEVIDEPRGLIMPGLVNTHTHAAMACFRGLADDLPLMQWLQEYIFPAEARLTGEVVFHSTLLSIAEMIRSGTTSFCDMYLFAREVARAAAAAGMRGWVGEVLYDFPSPNYGPLAEGIRYTEELLGMYRQDPLITVTVDPHAVYTCGPELLKQLKELADKHDALYVIHLSENKEEVRAAKERFGCSPVIHLDRLGILDERVLADHCVELTREEIELLAARGVKVAHCPESNMKLASGVAPVPGLLAAGVTVGLGTDGSASNNNVDMFGEMNSAALLHKVFSQDPTVLDARTSLDLATVGGAAALSAKEMIGSLEPGKKADIIVLDMNQPHLTPVYNLPSHLVYAARGNDVVHSVINGRVVMRNQRLLTLDEEAVLEKMNELAGKIAAMRPGG
- the tatA gene encoding twin-arginine translocase TatA/TatE family subunit — its product is MFGLGMPELIVILVIIVIIFGAGKLPEIGSGIGKGIKNFKKATREESEPEKIEEDKKDSNA
- a CDS encoding clostripain-related cysteine peptidase, yielding MMIEQNNRVTDDGRRFPWLAGYLSVLCISLFLLLGNARAMAAAPEQLAELGAPVLDSQRQWTLMVYLDGDNDLEKFALLDLNEMEQGLPESGVTVVALVDRAQGYDDSDGDWQGCRVYRLRRDRDPEKLASEQIAELGELNMGDPAVLSAFVTGAVRKFPAPHYGIILWDHGGGWSLMAIDHSAPGTEKGMDSLNLPELRQGLSRALDRLGLERLDLVGFDMCLMAQLETAYELAGLARVMVASQAVEPGDGWPYDRFLPMFGRETAGVKRLATNIVKAYDDYYSERKERVATLSAIDLDAIDGVVAAVDGMAGKLTGVLERRWPDIARSLFYSETYGDRTDIRRDARVLSSIDLLDLGKRLRHEIPDFPAAAEYRRLVAAMDQAVLANYSSPRHHLSNGLALYAPVTARQFNNAYSGLRLARRSGWGRFLQDLHAVQQKHLVKPKIVDLRVIDARSGKPVQGGVPGGGFKIVATVRGENVLWVQSVHGKRVSNNGGGVIFFEKGYVLDPDFYKKKEDAVADVVDLLMPEFKGRENQVSQEYVGRHFWITDGAQAARATVDASNLDDLRHVSVPVLIKRKKLGEHFARVFFDTITWQAVDVRWEIDQPDGSVAYRSIQPRPEDEVTLLYEFIADTPGGVNFLKSETLHWRDGLELLIGNDPPEELLVGMRAESMGGQSAFATTKITIQPYDKQQQGYLDNAGKVTAEHLIGRWRWYGMTGGAGQGWKPLPTYVDISRSKSNKKVLVAKINNPRDPDWQVVPQMALLDTRLAPTLRLISFDNDGNPVEAVNFTFLVSRWENGSPRLILKYLTPKGWLVLWVKEDGGRPQPGPAAQGGAPVATPAVQSPPAGGYGQQQHAPQAVSPQGGGLTGSWQGQEGDTLVFSGNRYQVSEYGEVVDAGVFQVQGGRLITQSQLTGMGMAYGMQLQGNTLLLREMASGLVYQYQRQGQGGQQQVYAAQGGQPGQVGTTGQEMMLQGKLCSYSGSSNYYSGASSSSSSWAYFDGRGNMQYGSESSMSGGGGGYYNASPTTRGRYRVQGETIYMQFGDGSSGTATVYTRGSNGRINALTFEGTIYAQQLCE